A genome region from Sporosarcina sp. ANT_H38 includes the following:
- a CDS encoding AraC family transcriptional regulator yields the protein MNILILTRDLLEAQGLKWMLTSQWNDVEVKTIVEDWSLLADYHDIHLYIVDLDLRTKKDFNIPAHAIWLGLSSERTFQTVYHALQHKAEDVLFRPFQPERLMKHVQQARFRWRNEQTNSKSPIQADESIVKYGDLLLGDKQPTHPVLMSMIVPSQMDSLTHLVNVLKGYAFPTLFDVFVFSDFIVVVHSLKEVEQLEEAYRVFFSQWKNQSDTLLAIYLYESTDKTSYHILYKKMRRFREHIFYDGYDILTTVDNDLTWGEMDPFLSPVEQQEWIKMLEKQNHIAIREWLEHDFLTLELPFPAPEMVRVRLTSILAQIRRYMTAKSLKTNALEQAYHKLFEDTISEPVMYQILQVFISFTAQLLTTSKALSSVGRSLDEKVRGLIESNYWDPTWNLSTCADQLKLHKSTLSRKFSEEGAMSFRDALLMVRIREAKRLLKETDVPLAEVSRLTGFTYPTYFSAKFKKSTGFSPFEYRQS from the coding sequence TTGAATATATTAATTCTTACAAGGGACTTACTTGAAGCGCAAGGTTTGAAATGGATGCTGACATCCCAATGGAATGATGTTGAAGTGAAAACCATTGTGGAGGACTGGTCATTATTGGCGGATTATCATGATATTCATTTGTATATTGTCGATTTGGATCTTCGTACTAAAAAAGACTTCAACATACCAGCCCATGCAATTTGGTTAGGACTATCCTCTGAACGAACTTTCCAAACCGTTTATCATGCATTGCAGCACAAAGCTGAAGACGTATTATTTCGACCTTTTCAACCAGAACGTTTAATGAAACACGTACAGCAGGCACGTTTTCGCTGGAGAAATGAACAGACAAATTCTAAGAGTCCCATTCAAGCGGATGAATCCATTGTAAAGTATGGGGATCTGCTGTTGGGGGACAAGCAACCTACGCATCCAGTGCTAATGAGTATGATTGTGCCGTCACAAATGGATTCTCTGACACATCTTGTAAATGTATTGAAAGGTTATGCATTTCCAACGTTATTTGACGTATTTGTTTTTTCTGATTTTATTGTCGTTGTCCATAGTTTAAAGGAAGTTGAACAGTTAGAAGAGGCATATCGAGTCTTTTTCTCGCAGTGGAAGAACCAATCTGATACTTTGCTTGCCATCTACTTATACGAATCTACCGATAAAACAAGTTACCATATACTCTACAAAAAAATGCGTCGCTTTCGAGAACATATCTTTTATGATGGCTACGATATCTTAACTACTGTTGATAATGATCTTACATGGGGAGAAATGGATCCATTCCTCTCACCGGTTGAACAACAAGAATGGATTAAAATGCTAGAAAAGCAAAATCATATAGCAATACGTGAATGGTTAGAACACGATTTTCTGACGCTTGAATTACCTTTTCCTGCTCCTGAAATGGTACGTGTCCGCCTAACGAGTATCCTTGCTCAAATTCGTCGATATATGACTGCGAAATCCCTGAAAACCAATGCATTGGAACAAGCCTATCATAAACTATTTGAAGATACGATTAGCGAGCCTGTCATGTATCAAATCCTTCAAGTATTTATTTCATTTACGGCACAGTTGTTAACAACTTCGAAAGCGTTGTCTAGTGTTGGGCGGAGTTTGGATGAAAAAGTACGGGGATTAATAGAGTCAAATTACTGGGACCCCACTTGGAATTTATCTACTTGTGCAGATCAATTGAAACTACATAAAAGTACACTGAGCCGGAAATTTTCAGAAGAAGGAGCCATGTCATTTCGGGATGCATTGCTGATGGTTCGCATCAGGGAAGCGAAAAGGCTTTTAAAGGAGACAGATGTACCACTTGCAGAAGTTTCACGGTTGACGGGATTTACTTACCCAACCTATTTCAGTGCAAAATTCAAAAAAAGTACAGGCTTTTCTCCGTTTGAATACAGGCAATCATAA
- a CDS encoding transposase, which translates to MKILLVISSISFPIIMYYLQNKNKRFRIAFNMIAVISAIIFGNIASTSIYQILIDNAVFMTAIHGIFLNPFFLMTGAYLGVFIVYRLMILTLDER; encoded by the coding sequence ATGAAGATTTTATTAGTTATTTCCAGCATTTCTTTTCCAATTATTATGTATTATCTACAGAATAAAAATAAGAGATTTCGAATTGCTTTTAATATGATCGCTGTTATATCAGCCATTATATTTGGAAATATTGCATCGACTTCCATTTACCAAATTCTAATCGACAATGCTGTATTTATGACTGCAATTCACGGTATTTTTCTTAATCCTTTTTTCCTGATGACTGGCGCTTATCTTGGTGTATTCATCGTTTACAGGCTAATGATTTTGACGCTGGATGAAAGATAG
- a CDS encoding DUF871 domain-containing protein: MLGISVYLGNDLNEEFEFYLKKARDIGFTSIFTSLHIPEENPQLYKERLRRLGAIAKQYEMELMADISPKSLEHLGFTWGNAEGLLEWGVTGLRVDYGISESTIVELSKNMKVALNASTLTKDGLERLKQTGLRTESVEAWHNFYPRPETGLDRDEFRKVNEWLKQQGLTVMAFTPGDGNLRGPLFERLPTLEDHRSVSPFAAFLDLIENGCVDKVLVGDLTLSEESLEQFASYQKGVLQLRAEQAIHDISLLEIVGVTQTNRLDAARDCIRSMESREYGLIGTRPVEPFNMKERPLGTITIDNEKYGRYQGEIQITKRDLRSDEKVNVIGRIKDDDRPLLQYIDGGSKFQIKWM; this comes from the coding sequence ATGCTGGGTATTTCTGTTTATCTGGGAAATGATTTAAATGAGGAGTTTGAATTTTATCTTAAAAAGGCGAGGGATATCGGTTTCACTTCCATATTTACATCGCTTCATATTCCCGAGGAAAATCCGCAGCTGTATAAAGAACGACTTCGGAGACTGGGGGCTATAGCGAAACAATATGAAATGGAGTTAATGGCAGATATTTCGCCGAAGTCACTTGAGCATCTTGGTTTCACATGGGGAAATGCGGAGGGCCTTCTTGAGTGGGGGGTAACAGGATTACGAGTTGACTATGGTATTTCGGAATCTACAATTGTCGAGCTATCCAAGAACATGAAAGTAGCACTAAATGCAAGCACATTGACAAAGGATGGGCTTGAAAGATTGAAACAGACAGGACTACGAACGGAATCTGTGGAGGCATGGCATAACTTTTATCCGCGACCCGAAACTGGACTTGACCGAGACGAATTTAGAAAGGTGAATGAGTGGTTAAAACAGCAGGGGTTGACCGTAATGGCTTTCACTCCTGGAGACGGAAACTTGCGCGGTCCCCTTTTTGAAAGACTGCCAACGTTGGAAGATCATCGAAGCGTCTCGCCATTTGCCGCCTTCTTAGACCTAATTGAAAACGGTTGTGTGGATAAAGTTTTGGTTGGTGATCTAACATTGTCTGAAGAATCGCTAGAGCAATTCGCTTCTTACCAAAAGGGAGTATTGCAATTGCGCGCTGAACAGGCAATCCATGATATATCTTTACTCGAAATAGTGGGAGTCACGCAGACAAATCGATTGGATGCCGCCCGTGATTGTATCCGATCGATGGAATCAAGAGAATACGGATTAATTGGAACACGTCCAGTTGAACCGTTCAATATGAAAGAAAGACCACTTGGTACGATTACCATAGATAACGAAAAGTATGGACGCTATCAGGGAGAGATTCAAATCACGAAACGGGATCTACGGTCTGATGAAAAGGTCAATGTAATTGGACGCATAAAGGACGATGATCGGCCATTGCTTCAATATATAGACGGAGGATCAAAGTTTCAAATAAAATGGATGTAA
- a CDS encoding PTS transporter subunit EIIC has product MKKEERMAQDIFANIGGKENIQRLSHCMTRLRLALKDDSKVNLDTLRKVDGVMGVIEDDTLQIVVGPGTVNKVAAEMSKVTGLAIGEESDPDENDLTFSEKAARNQANLKAKNKTPFKMLLRRIGSIFIPLIPGLVASGLINGAANFAKNAGVDPTLTWMQILLLLGSGIFMYLAILVGWNTAKEFGGSPVLGAIAGAFLFNPALADITIYGEALVVGRGGLFGVIFAAWLMTWVEKRVRSVMHSSIDIIFTPLLTVLAVGFFSLYVVVPVAGVLSDGITSGLNVILDVGGVVAGAVLAGFFLPLVMVGLHHGLTPIHLELINTVGYTALLPILAMGGAGQVGAAIAIFVKTKNKRLRNTIKGALPVGFLGIGEPLLYGVTLPLGRPFLTACMGAAVGGAFQAVMKVASLGIGVSGISLIPLIADNQYLFYFFGLLIAYTFGFLFTFLFGFKEEMADGI; this is encoded by the coding sequence ATGAAAAAGGAAGAGCGTATGGCCCAAGATATTTTTGCGAATATCGGCGGTAAGGAAAATATACAGCGGTTATCCCACTGTATGACTCGTTTGCGCTTGGCATTAAAAGATGATAGTAAGGTGAATCTTGACACATTGAGAAAAGTCGATGGCGTGATGGGGGTCATTGAAGATGACACTTTGCAAATTGTAGTGGGGCCGGGGACGGTCAATAAAGTTGCTGCGGAGATGAGCAAAGTCACAGGACTGGCGATTGGGGAAGAGTCAGATCCAGATGAAAATGATTTAACTTTTAGTGAAAAAGCAGCAAGAAACCAAGCTAATCTTAAAGCGAAGAATAAAACGCCATTTAAAATGCTACTTCGCAGAATTGGTAGCATCTTTATTCCACTCATTCCAGGTCTGGTTGCATCGGGTCTAATTAACGGAGCTGCCAACTTCGCGAAAAACGCGGGTGTAGATCCGACGTTAACATGGATGCAAATTTTACTTCTTCTTGGAAGCGGCATTTTTATGTATCTTGCAATTTTGGTAGGCTGGAATACAGCTAAGGAATTTGGGGGTTCACCAGTACTTGGTGCAATTGCTGGAGCCTTTTTGTTCAACCCCGCACTTGCAGATATTACGATTTACGGTGAGGCATTAGTGGTCGGTAGAGGCGGCTTATTTGGTGTCATCTTTGCGGCTTGGTTAATGACTTGGGTTGAAAAGCGTGTCCGATCTGTTATGCATAGTTCAATTGACATTATATTTACTCCATTACTTACCGTATTGGCTGTAGGCTTCTTTTCACTTTATGTAGTAGTTCCGGTTGCTGGTGTTCTATCTGATGGAATTACATCCGGACTCAATGTTATTTTAGATGTCGGTGGTGTTGTTGCAGGTGCCGTTCTTGCAGGTTTCTTCCTGCCATTGGTTATGGTAGGACTTCATCATGGTTTGACACCTATTCATCTAGAATTGATCAATACTGTTGGTTATACGGCATTATTACCAATACTAGCAATGGGTGGTGCAGGTCAAGTTGGGGCAGCCATTGCGATCTTTGTGAAAACTAAAAACAAACGCTTGCGTAACACAATTAAAGGAGCACTTCCAGTAGGTTTTCTAGGAATCGGAGAACCATTGCTTTACGGGGTAACTCTCCCACTAGGACGCCCATTCCTTACTGCTTGTATGGGTGCGGCAGTTGGTGGTGCTTTCCAGGCAGTTATGAAAGTAGCTTCGCTTGGTATCGGCGTATCTGGTATTTCGTTGATCCCACTTATTGCAGACAATCAATACTTGTTTTATTTCTTTGGACTATTAATCGCCTATACATTTGGATTCCTATTCACTTTCTTGTTTGGGTTCAAGGAAGAAATGGCGGACGGTATTTAA
- the murQ gene encoding N-acetylmuramic acid 6-phosphate etherase, with translation MLGKLSTEKRNSKTMQLDEMSLRGILEAMNQEDSTVPSAIANELDHIEKVVESVIQSFKIGGRLIYVGAGTSGRLGILDAVECVPTFGVSPEMVLGFIAGGMEAFTAAVEGAEDSVNLGALDMESASVCVKDTVIGIAASGRTPYVIGALDYAREIGAKTVAISCNKDAEISKHAEMVIEVETGPEILTGSTRLKAGTAQKLVLNMISTASMIGIGKVYENLMVDVQSTNEKLTERSKRIIMEATQVDYETAENYYEKAQKHVKTAIVMILLQSTYEEAVEKLALTGGFVRKSI, from the coding sequence ATGCTTGGGAAATTATCTACGGAAAAGAGAAACAGTAAGACGATGCAGCTTGATGAAATGTCTTTGAGGGGAATTCTAGAAGCGATGAATCAAGAAGATAGTACAGTTCCTTCTGCCATCGCAAACGAGCTTGATCATATTGAAAAAGTTGTTGAATCTGTTATCCAGTCGTTTAAAATAGGTGGTCGTCTCATTTATGTTGGGGCGGGAACGAGCGGAAGATTGGGAATTCTTGACGCCGTTGAATGTGTTCCTACATTTGGAGTTTCACCTGAAATGGTTCTTGGCTTCATTGCTGGCGGAATGGAAGCGTTTACAGCTGCGGTTGAGGGGGCTGAAGATAGTGTGAATTTGGGCGCGCTAGATATGGAATCAGCCTCAGTTTGCGTGAAGGACACTGTCATTGGAATAGCCGCAAGCGGTAGGACGCCGTATGTCATAGGTGCTTTGGATTATGCACGAGAAATAGGTGCGAAAACGGTTGCAATTTCTTGTAATAAAGATGCTGAAATAAGCAAGCATGCCGAAATGGTAATTGAAGTGGAAACTGGACCTGAGATCTTAACGGGGTCAACAAGATTGAAAGCGGGAACAGCCCAAAAGTTAGTGCTGAATATGATTTCTACGGCATCCATGATTGGAATTGGGAAAGTATATGAAAATCTAATGGTCGATGTCCAATCTACTAATGAAAAGTTAACAGAGCGCTCAAAAAGAATCATTATGGAAGCCACTCAAGTTGACTATGAGACAGCCGAGAACTATTACGAAAAAGCACAGAAGCATGTAAAAACCGCTATTGTCATGATTTTGCTTCAAAGTACGTATGAAGAAGCGGTTGAAAAATTGGCACTAACGGGCGGCTTTGTCCGAAAGTCTATATAA
- a CDS encoding VOC family protein has translation MKIQRIDHVGVIVKDLSAAKDFFLDFGLEVQGEWEMEGELIYQVFGLNDVKVACVGLGTPDGQVWIELIKFYNPSDEREIQQPFANTLGIRHIAFAVEDIEAVVDKLKKKGTKIFSEILHYEKSYKLCYCSGPEGIILELAEQIK, from the coding sequence TTGAAAATCCAAAGAATAGATCATGTGGGTGTAATCGTAAAAGATCTCTCTGCCGCTAAAGATTTTTTTCTCGATTTTGGCCTTGAGGTGCAAGGGGAATGGGAAATGGAAGGAGAGTTGATATATCAGGTATTTGGGCTTAATGACGTTAAAGTAGCATGTGTAGGATTGGGGACGCCAGACGGTCAGGTATGGATAGAGCTAATCAAATTTTATAATCCGTCAGATGAAAGAGAAATTCAGCAACCTTTCGCAAATACTCTGGGTATCCGGCATATTGCATTTGCTGTTGAAGATATTGAAGCTGTTGTTGACAAGTTGAAAAAGAAAGGTACGAAAATCTTTAGTGAGATACTACACTATGAAAAAAGTTATAAGTTATGCTACTGTAGTGGGCCAGAGGGAATTATTTTAGAGTTGGCGGAGCAAATCAAATAA
- a CDS encoding GNAT family N-acetyltransferase has protein sequence MITELQTERLVLRKMKSSDSASLFTIWSDPDVTQFMNINSFTDESQAVDMIEILDKLSRENIAIRYSIIELESNKIIGSCGYNSLDFENAKAEIGYDISKSFWGKGYAPEAILSLMDYAFNTLEFNRIEAKVEPENINSIRVLQKLNFTFEGTMRICEKSKGKFINLSIYSKLMTD, from the coding sequence TTGATTACAGAACTACAAACAGAAAGATTAGTGTTAAGAAAAATGAAATCATCTGACTCGGCTAGCTTGTTTACAATTTGGTCTGATCCAGATGTTACACAGTTTATGAATATCAATAGTTTCACCGATGAAAGTCAAGCAGTAGATATGATTGAAATACTTGATAAGTTATCTCGAGAAAACATAGCTATTCGTTATTCAATAATTGAATTAGAATCAAATAAAATTATCGGTTCCTGCGGTTACAATTCCTTAGATTTCGAAAATGCCAAAGCTGAAATCGGTTACGACATTAGTAAATCTTTTTGGGGCAAGGGATATGCGCCCGAAGCCATTCTCTCTTTAATGGACTATGCGTTTAACACTTTAGAATTCAATAGAATAGAAGCAAAAGTCGAACCTGAAAACATCAATTCCATAAGAGTCTTACAAAAGTTAAACTTTACATTCGAAGGAACAATGAGAATATGCGAAAAATCAAAAGGAAAGTTTATTAATCTCAGTATTTATTCCAAATTAATGACAGATTAA
- a CDS encoding barstar family protein: MEYWKELMQDGCVTLFWNHSIYEENIETVRQEGFDIYSFDCTEWETDNYHKDLAKTLKFPAYYGENLDAFNDCLSDKVPDHKGFVLAFRNYDIFAKKYPEIAFNILDIIQEKSWQSLIEGKLVLSFVQSNDGKLIFPPLGGMIADWNTDEWFDENRGL; encoded by the coding sequence ATGGAATACTGGAAGGAACTTATGCAGGATGGGTGTGTTACTCTGTTCTGGAATCATAGCATTTATGAAGAAAATATTGAAACAGTTAGACAAGAAGGTTTTGATATATATTCCTTTGATTGTACTGAATGGGAGACGGACAACTATCACAAAGATTTAGCCAAAACTCTTAAATTTCCAGCCTATTATGGTGAAAATTTAGATGCGTTTAACGATTGTTTATCTGATAAGGTTCCTGATCATAAAGGTTTTGTATTAGCATTTAGAAATTATGATATTTTTGCAAAGAAATATCCTGAAATTGCTTTTAATATTCTAGATATTATACAAGAAAAATCGTGGCAATCTCTAATTGAAGGTAAGTTAGTATTAAGCTTTGTTCAATCTAATGATGGGAAATTAATTTTTCCGCCATTGGGAGGAATGATAGCCGATTGGAATACAGATGAATGGTTTGATGAAAATAGAGGTCTTTAA
- a CDS encoding DinB family protein yields MIKFFEYNWQVRDEWFVWCHQLTIKELLKDRRGGVGNILYTLFHIIDVEYSWIRGIQGKKDIVLQFADYHTLEKVKSLSDITRNEIAEFIKTNFEGLKEKLVSVSWDEDKYTFDDILHHIITHEIHHIGQLSVWARELKLSPVPANFIGRELTRGFINENE; encoded by the coding sequence ATGATTAAATTCTTTGAATACAACTGGCAGGTAAGAGATGAATGGTTTGTCTGGTGCCATCAACTGACAATTAAAGAGTTGTTAAAAGACCGTAGGGGTGGAGTAGGAAACATATTATATACACTTTTTCATATAATTGATGTGGAATATAGTTGGATTCGAGGAATTCAAGGCAAAAAAGATATTGTACTTCAGTTTGCCGATTATCATACACTTGAAAAGGTTAAATCACTTTCAGATATAACACGAAATGAAATAGCTGAATTTATAAAAACAAATTTTGAAGGTTTAAAAGAAAAACTAGTCAGTGTTTCTTGGGATGAAGATAAATACACTTTTGATGATATATTACACCATATAATTACTCACGAAATTCACCACATAGGTCAACTTTCTGTCTGGGCAAGAGAATTAAAACTAAGCCCTGTACCTGCAAACTTTATTGGAAGAGAGTTAACGAGGGGGTTTATTAATGAAAATGAATGA
- a CDS encoding histidine phosphatase family protein, with protein MSTFVYMVRHGESPKEGNERTRGLTEKGYLDAQRVTDIMKDEEVDAVVSSPYVRSILTVEKLAQQIGQKVLVFEDLKEKVFSSEDNRVSDKELVPLLKKSFSESNFSLEGGESNADSQKRAIKVLKELLDTFRDKKVVIGTHGAVMTLMMGYFDSTYDLNFLHSTSKPDIYSMEFNEQNLVNVQRLWSVNIGVNQ; from the coding sequence ATGAGTACATTTGTTTATATGGTGAGACACGGTGAGTCGCCAAAAGAAGGAAATGAAAGAACAAGGGGATTAACCGAAAAAGGTTATTTAGATGCTCAACGAGTAACCGACATAATGAAAGATGAAGAAGTTGATGCAGTTGTTTCAAGTCCATACGTACGCTCAATTTTAACTGTTGAAAAGTTAGCTCAACAAATAGGGCAAAAAGTTTTAGTGTTTGAAGATTTAAAAGAGAAGGTATTTTCTTCTGAAGACAATCGAGTATCTGATAAGGAATTGGTTCCACTTTTGAAGAAGTCATTTTCCGAATCAAATTTCTCTTTAGAGGGAGGAGAATCAAATGCTGATAGCCAAAAAAGAGCTATAAAAGTCTTAAAAGAATTATTAGATACTTTTAGAGATAAAAAAGTAGTGATAGGTACTCACGGGGCAGTTATGACCTTGATGATGGGATATTTCGATAGCACTTATGACTTGAATTTTTTACATAGCACATCAAAACCTGATATTTATAGCATGGAATTCAATGAACAGAATTTAGTGAATGTTCAAAGGTTATGGAGTGTAAATATTGGTGTGAACCAATAA
- a CDS encoding DUF5412 family protein, which produces MSKLIKISLLILSIIILLGILFLYQVLNPTLSSIQVNENNEEGIYISPDGEKSITVYFNGGLIFHNDVTYVGVLKDFNSGLKKNIFLVMPNVKEVRWIDNGTIVVNGIEIAIDDTYDFRNE; this is translated from the coding sequence ATGAGTAAGTTAATCAAAATTTCATTATTGATTTTGTCAATCATTATTTTGTTGGGCATATTATTTTTGTATCAAGTATTAAACCCAACGCTAAGTAGTATTCAAGTGAATGAGAATAATGAAGAAGGTATTTATATTTCGCCAGATGGGGAGAAAAGTATAACGGTTTATTTCAACGGAGGTCTAATATTCCATAACGACGTAACATATGTGGGGGTGTTAAAAGATTTTAACTCAGGTCTGAAAAAGAATATTTTTCTTGTGATGCCAAATGTTAAAGAAGTTCGATGGATAGATAATGGAACGATTGTAGTTAATGGTATAGAAATTGCTATTGATGATACCTATGACTTTAGGAATGAATAA
- a CDS encoding DUF4181 domain-containing protein — protein MIWIKIAFFLLILFVLNTIVKLLLRKILKIEKEKKPFFSYNHINELHGKIDWTIRITSMIALIVINSLIIIKDYSINLLLIASFFYIVVDYAVRAFFECKYSQNPKQYILTISEGILNLIAIILMFDFLLNYFLIELTGQFS, from the coding sequence ATGATTTGGATAAAAATCGCATTTTTTTTATTGATTTTGTTTGTTTTAAATACAATAGTTAAGTTACTTTTGAGAAAAATACTCAAAATCGAGAAAGAAAAAAAACCCTTTTTTTCATACAATCACATCAACGAATTGCATGGGAAAATTGATTGGACTATCAGAATTACTTCTATGATTGCACTTATCGTTATCAATAGCTTAATCATAATTAAAGATTATTCGATAAACCTGTTACTAATTGCATCGTTTTTCTACATTGTAGTAGATTACGCAGTAAGGGCATTTTTCGAGTGTAAATATTCGCAGAACCCCAAACAATATATTCTAACTATTAGCGAAGGGATTTTAAATTTAATTGCCATAATTTTAATGTTTGATTTCTTATTAAATTATTTTCTTATTGAACTAACGGGGCAGTTTAGTTGA